A window of the Gossypium hirsutum isolate 1008001.06 chromosome A05, Gossypium_hirsutum_v2.1, whole genome shotgun sequence genome harbors these coding sequences:
- the LOC107937723 gene encoding glycylpeptide N-tetradecanoyltransferase 1: MSDNNSPPGSPKQNPAQNSETNLLPKDDSSLETIVRKIQDSMSLAKRHKFWETQPVGQFKDVGDTSLPEGPIEPPIPLSEVKQEPYNLPNPYEWTTCDMDSEDTCTEVYNLLKNNYVEDDENMFRFNYSKEFLSWALRPPGYYKSWHIGVRAKASKKLVAFITGVPARIRVRDEVVKMAEINFLCVHKKLRSKRLAPVMIKEVTRRVHLENIWQAAYTAGVVLPTPITTCQYWHRSLNPKKLIDVGFSRLGPRMTMSRTIKLYKLPDSPATPGFRKMELHDVPAVTRLLRSYLSQFVVSPDFDENDVEHWLLPTDGVVDSYLVESPESHDVTDFCSFYTLPSSILGNQNYSILKAAYSYYNVSTKTPLLQLMNDALIVAKQKDFDVFNALDVMHNESFLKELKFGPGDGQLHYYLYNYRIRNALRPSELGLVLL; this comes from the coding sequence ATGAGTGATAACAATTCACCACCTGGTTCACCCAAACAAAACCCAGCTCAGAATTCtgagactaacttattacctAAAGATGATAGCTCTCTGGAAACCATAGTTAGAAAGATTCAGGATTCCATGTCCTTAGCAAAGAGACACAAGTTCTGGGAAACCCAACCTGTTGGTCAATTTAAGGATGTTGGGGACACGAGTTTACCCGAGGGACCGATCGAGCCCCCCATTCCCTTGTCTGAAGTAAAACAGGAACCTTATAACCTTCCAAATCCATATGAATGGACCACCTGTGATATGGATTCAGAAGATACTTGTACCGAGGTTTATAATCTTTTGAAGAACAATTATGTTGAGGATGATGAGAATATGTTTAGGTTCAATTATTCCAAGGAGTTTCTTAGCTGGGCTTTGCGTCCTCCTGGTTATTATAAGAGCTGGCACATTGGGGTTCGTGCTAAGGCTTCAAAGAAGCTTGTTGCTTTCATTACTGGTGTCCCCGCAAGAATAAGGGTGCGAGATGAAGTTGTGAAGATGGCCGAGATCAATTTCTTGTGTGTTCATAAGAAGCTGAGATCAAAAAGACTTGCACCTGTAATGATTAAGGAGGTTACTAGGAGAGTTCATTTGGAGAATATTTGGCAGGCTGCTTACACTGCCGGTGTTGTTCTTCCAACACCAATTACTACTTGCCAGTACTGGCATCGGTCGCTGAACCCTAAGAAGCTTATTGATGTTGGGTTTTCTAGGCTTGGGCCTAGGATGACAATGAGTCGAACCATCAAACTCTACAAGTTACCTGATTCTCCAGCCACCCCTGGGTTCAGAAAGATGGAGCTTCATGATGTCCCTGCTGTTACAAGGTTGCTTAGAAGCTACTTGAGCCAGTTTGTCGTTTCTCCAGATTTTGATGAGAACGATGTGGAGCACTGGCTGCTTCCCACCGATGGCGTCGTGGATAGTTACTTGGTTGAGAGCCCAGAGTCGCATGACGTAACTGACTTCTGCAGCTTCTACACGCTTCCCTCGTCTATTCTTGGCAACCAGAACTATTCGATTTTGAAAGCAGCCTACTCATACTACAATGTGTCCACTAAGACTCCATTGCTTCAGCTGATGAATGATGCTTTAATCGTTGCTAAGCAGAAGGATTTTGACGTTTTCAATGCGCTTGATGTCATGCATAATGAGTCATTCCTCAAAGAATTGAAATTCGGACCAGGTGATGGGCAACTTCACTACTACCTCTATAATTATCGGATACGAAATGCTTTGAGACCATCAGAACTTGGTCTTGTACTCTTATAG